One window of the Labeo rohita strain BAU-BD-2019 chromosome 9, IGBB_LRoh.1.0, whole genome shotgun sequence genome contains the following:
- the zgc:66484 gene encoding spermine oxidase encodes MSDCSGPEDAKVVIIGSGFAGLAAAATLVKAGFKNVLVLEAKERIGGRVNTTKPFTENIIEVGANWIHGQKGNPLYKIAKEQNLLSEGACASRNMCLPRSVSSRDYFFKEDGKPVPKKIVDQVSSLFSKLTDKAFDDELAPKHRDLTLGAYLDDAFGESPLAATEDGQQVFEWCKRTECTDEACSSLYEVSASQISNYTALEGGFFNTLGPGGYRAILDVLLKDVPSETIKCNAPVKSIRWDLVKEGNCEDERCPVQIVCENGQSFEADHVIVTVSLGVLKEKGATMFEPALPANKLSAIKNLGFGIVDKIFLFFEKRFWPEDCEGIQMVWKEGPEDKDVYDSLSEGDAWKTTWFKKITGFDTVARHPTALCGWITGREALYMEKLQDSEIGDTCLRLLRSFTGWSVPAVSKMLISRWGSDSQVRGSYTFVPDGVDGVAAHKALASPLPPKDKSRGKRHLQVLFAGEATHVNFYTTTHGAYLTGVREAERLISFYAD; translated from the exons ATGAGTGATTGCTCTGGACCAGAAGATGCTAAAGTTGTGATTATAGGTTCAGGATTTGCAGGGTTGGCCGCTGCAGCTACATTGGTGAAGGCAggatttaaaaatgtcctggttcttGAGGCGAAGGAAAGAATTGGTGGTCGAGTGAACACCACTAAACCCTTCACCGAGAACATCATTGAAGTTGGAGCGAATTGGATCCACGGACAGAAAGGAAACCCCCTGTACAAGATTGCAAAAGAGCAGAACCTGCTATCCGAGGGAGCTTGTGCATCCAGAAACATGTGCCTGCCCCGTTCTGTATCCTCTcgagattactttttcaaagaAGATGGGAAGCCGGTCCCCAAAAAGATCGTAGATCAGGTGAGTTCGCTCTTCAGCAAGCTCACCGACAAAGCTTTTGATGATGAACTTGCTCCAAAGCACAGGGATCTAACTCTGGGTGCTTATCTGGATGATGCATTTGGTGAATCTCCTCTAGCGGCGACAGAAGACGGCCAGCAAGTTTTTGAATGGTGCAAGAGGACTGAATGCACAGATGAGGCTTGCTCAAGCCTCTACGAGGTGTCTGCATCTCAGATTAGCAATTACACTGCTTTAGAGGGGGGGTTTTTTAACACTTTGGGACCTGGTGGCTATCGAGCCATCTTAGATGTTCTCCTGAAAGATGTCCCTTCAGAAACCATCAAGTGTAATGCACCTGTCAAGAGCATCCGATGGGACTTGGTCAAGGAAGGCAACTGTGAAGACGAAAGGTGTCCGGTTCAGATCGTTTGTGAAAATGGACAGAGCTTTGAGGCAGACCATGTGATTGTCACCGTTTCTCTGGGGGTTCTCAAAGAGAAAGGTGCAACCATGTTCGAACCGGCCTTGCCGGCAAATAAGCTGTCTGCCATTAAGAATCTCGGCTTTGGGATAGTTGATaaaattttcctgttttttgaGAAGCGCTTCTGGCCAGAAGACTGTGAAGGCATTCAGATGGTGTGGAAAGAGGGACCTGAAGATAAAGATGTTTACGATTCTCTGTCCGAAGGAGATGCCTGGAAGACCACGTGGTTCAAGAAGATCACCGGTTTTGATACAGTGGCCCGTCATCCTACGGCTCTGTGTGGCTGGATCACAGGTAGAGAAGCACTGTATATGGAGAAACTTCAGGACAGTGAAATCGGAGATACCTGTTTGAG GTTGCTCAGGTCTTTCACAGGCTGGTCAGTGCCGGCGGTCTCAAAGATGCTGATCTCCAGATGGGGTTCTGATTCTCAAGTCCGTGGCTCCTACACATTTGTTCCTGATGGTGTTGATGGAGTGGCAGCACACAAGGCATTAGCGTCACCTCTTCCACCTAAAGATAAATCCAGAGGAAAGAGG CACCTCCAGGTGTTGTTTGCTGGTGAGGCTACGCATGTGAACTTCTACACTACGACCCATGGAGCGTATCTCACAGGGGTCAGAGAAGCAGAACGACTCATAAGCTTTTACGCCGATTGA
- the vil1 gene encoding villin-1 — protein MPQDVKTNVPKVLNKTTPGLQIWRVENMELVPCPSSTHGQFFEGDSYIILYTHKTSNNYTYDIHYWLGKYTSQDEQGAAAIYTTQMDEHLGGSAVQHRETQGHESATFQGYFKQGIIYKKGGVASGMKQVETNTYNIRRLLHVKGNKHVVAGEVEMSWNSFNQGDVFLLDLGSLIIQWNGPKSNRMERLRGMNLAKDIRDRERGGRAQVAVVEGDDEKSSEEAMKLMIQALGDRRQIKDAIADNIVDEKLKTAIKLFHISDAEGNLVVQEVAVKPLTQELLKTEDCYLLDQGGIKIFIWKGKKASKTERAESLKKAEAYIKAKGYPASTYVETVSEGAESSVFKQLFQKWTDKGQTVGMGTTHSPGKIAKVEQVKFDATSMHARPDLAAQQKMVDDGTGEVEVWRIEDSELVPVERKWLGHFYGGDCYLILYKYEVNNKLHYILYMWQGRHASTAELTASAYQAVILDQKYNGEPVQVRVPMGKEPMHLMAIFKNKMVVYEEGSSREGSSHTQPPVSLFQVHGTNEYNTRAIEVPPRSSCLNSNDVFVLSTERCCYLWYGKGCSGDEREMAKMLADIISKREKNVIAEGQEPADFWVSLGGKSQYANSKRLQDENSSITPRLFECSNQTGRFIATEITNFNQDDLDEDDVMLLDIWDQVYLWIGKGANDKERHDAVVTAQEYLKSHPAGRDLDTPILVVKQGFEPPTFTGWFQAWDPQKWSGGKTYDQLKSELGTATDLIKITVDFTKPTSNQTNSSNSTQVGQVVNVPLPVTETFPPEKLVNIQTEDLPDGVDPTRKEDYLSNEDFSLIMGISRMDFYAMPSWKQLNLKKAKGLF, from the exons ATGCCACAGGATGTCAAGACCAATGTTCCCAAAGTCCTCAATAAAACTACACCAGGACTTCAGATATGGAGAGTGGAG AATATGGAGCTTGTGCCCTGTCCATCTAGTACACATGGCCAGTTTTTTGAGGGAGACAGCTACATAATACTCTAC ACTCACAAGACCAGCAACAACTACACCTATGACATCCATTACTGGCTGGGCAAGTACACCTCCCAGGATGAGCAGGGAGCAGCAGCGATATACACCACGCAGATGGATGAACACCTAGGGGGCTCTGCTGTGCAGCATCGTGAGACCCAAGGCCACGAGAGCGCCACCTTCCAAGGATACTTTAAACAGGGCATCAT ATACAAAAAAGGTGGAGTCGCATCTGGAATGAAACAAGTGGAGACGAACACATACAACATTCGCAGACTGCTGCATGTGAAGGGAAATAAGCATGTGGTTGCAGGCGAG GTGGAAATGAGCTGGAACAGCTTTAATCAAGGTGATGTTTTCCTGCTGGACCTGGGGAGCCTGATCATTCAGTGGAATGGACCCAAGAGTAACCGAATGGAGAGGTTAAGG GGAATGAACCTAGCGAAGGACATTCGTGATCGAGAGAGGGGCGGTCGAGCACAAGTGGCTGTAGTGGAAGGAGACGATGAGAAATCGTCCGAGGAAGCAATGAAATTGATGATTCAAGCACTGGGGGACAGAAGACAAATCAAAGATGCCATCGCAGACAATATCGTGGATGAGAAACTCAAGACCGCCATTAAACTCTTTCA TATTTCAGATGCTGAGGGGAACCTTGTAGTGCAAGAAGTGGCGGTGAAACCTTTAACACAAGAACTACTGAAAACTGAG GACTGCTATCTGCTGGATCAAGGCGGAATAAAGATCTTCATCTGGAAGGGCAAAAAGGCATCAAAAACTGAGAGAGCAGAATCTCTGAAGAAAGCAGAG gCCTACATAAAGGCAAAAGGATATCCTGCATCCACCTATGTGGAAACAGTAAGTGAAGGAGCAGAATCATCAGTGTTCAAGCAACTCTTCCAGAAGTGGACGGACAAGGGACAGACAGTTGGAATGGGCACTACTCACAGTCCAGGAAAAATAG CCAAGGTTGAGCAAGTCAAGTTTGATGCCACCTCGATGCATGCCAGACCTGACTTGGCTGCACAGCAGAAAATGGTGGATGATGGGACGGGCGAAGTCGAG GTATGGAGGATAGAGGACAGTGAGCTTGTCCCCGTGGAGAGGAAGTGGCTCGGCCACTTCTACGGTGGGGACTGTTACCTCATTCTTTACAAATATGAAGTCAACAACAAACTACACTACATTCTGTACATGTGGCAA GGCCGCCATGCAAGTACAGCGGAGCTGACAGCTTCTGCATACCAGGCTGTGATCCTGGACCAGAAGTACAATGGAGAACCTGTGCAGGTCCGCGTCCCCATGGGAAAGGAACCTATGCATCTAATGGCCATTTTTAAGAACAAAATGGTTGTTTATGAG GAAGGAAGTTCCAGAGAAGGCTCCTCCCACACTCAGCCACCAGTAAGTCTGTTTCAAGTCCATGGAACAAATGAGTACAACACACGTGCCATTGAGGTGCCTCCacgctcatcttgtctgaaCTCCAACGATGTGTTTGTGCTCAGCACTGAGAGATGCTGCTACCTGTGGTACGGCAAG GGCTGCAGTGGAGACGAGAGAGAGATGGCCAAAATGCTGGCTGACATCATTTCCAAGAGGGAGAAGAATGTTATTGCAGAGGGTCAGGAACCAGCTGACTTCTGGGTAAGCCTTGGTGGAAAGTCGCAGTATGCCAACAGCAAAAG ACTTCAGGATGAGAACAGCAGTATCACACCCCGGCTTTTTGAGTGCTCCAACCAGACAGGTCGCTTTATAGCGACAGAGATTACAAACTTCAACCAAGATGACCTGGATGAGGACGACGTGATGTTGCTGGACATCTGGGATCAG GTGTACCTGTGGATCGGCAAAGGTGCCAATGACAAGGAGAGACATGACGCAGTGGTTACAGCACAAGAATATCTGAAATCCCATCCTGCGGGGCGTGACCTGGATACGCCTATTCTAGTGGTGAAGCAAGGGTTTGAGCCGCCCACTTTTACAGGCTGGTTCCAAGCCTGGGACCCACAAAAGTGGAGT GGTGGGAAAACATATGACCAGCTTAAATCAGAGCTTGGGACTGCAACTGATCTCATCAAAATTACTGTG GATTTCACCAAACCAACCTCAAACCAAACCAACTCAAGCAATTCAACTCAAGTGGGTCAAGTGGTTAATGTACCCCTCCCTGTCACAGAAACCTTCCCTCCAGAGAAGCTGGTGAACATTCAGACAGAAGACCTGCCTGATGGTGTCGACCCCACAAGAAAAGAG GACTATCTGTCAAACGAAGACTTTAGCCTGATCATGGGGATTTCTCGGATGGATTTCTATGCTATGCCATCCTGGAAGCAGCTGAACCTGAAGAAAGCAAAGGGCCTGTTTTAG
- the dnajc10 gene encoding dnaJ homolog subfamily C member 10, producing the protein MEMFQNHQRSSRKLFLFAFIAVWLFVTISSDEDYYKLLGISKEASTREIRQAFKKLALTMHPDKNPNDATAHEKFLKINRAYEVLKDEDLRKKYDKYGEKGLQDEQQGGRYESWNYYRYDFGIYDDDPEITTLDRGDFDAAVNSGEVWFVNFYFPRCSHCHDLAPTWREFAKEMDGVIRIGAVNCGDNGMLCRSKGINSYPSLYVFRAGMKPEKYYGDRTKSGLTTFAMQFVESKVTELWQGNIFSEIDRAFAERIGWLITFCADTGDCLEPQTRRKLAGMLDGLVNVGWMDCSKQADLCDSFEITTSTTALFPPGSSLAQKGSVLFILSLDTKEIYAQVLQHLPDLEILTKSSFEHKLAHHRWLISFSFGHNDLASHEYKKLKALLKDSHIQVGKVDCVADSELCASLYIQKPCVAVFKGVGIHDFEIHHGKDALYNVVAFAKESVNAHVTTLRPENFPSHEKEPWLVDFFAPWCPPCQALLPELRKASIQLFGQLKFGTLDCTVHERLCNMYNIHAYPTTVIFNKSSIHEYEGHHSADGILEFIEDLVNPVVVTLTPESFQELVKRRKSSETWMVDFYAPWCGPCQALLPEWRRMARMLSGIVNVGTVDCQKHHSFCQGENVRAYPEIRLFPQNNNRRDQYQSYNGWHRDAFSLKTWALSSLPRASVDLSPEDFKRKVLGGKDHWVLDFYAPWCGPCQQFAPEFEVLARMMKGTVRAGKVDCQAHFQTCQNAGITAYPSVRFYPHIGTTRRDQGGEHINSRDATVIADILRQRLQQLALQGKSSKLKDEL; encoded by the exons ATGGAGATGTTCCAGAATCATCAGAGATCTTCTAGGAAGTTatttctgtttgctttcatCGCAGTATGGCTTTTTGTTACTATTTCCTCCGATGAGGATTACTACAAGCTGCTAGGTATCTCAAAGGAGGCTAGTACTCGTGAGATTCGGCAGGCTTTCAAGAAGCTTGCTCTCACGATGCATCCGGATAAAAACCCG AATGATGCAACGGCCCATGAGAAGTTCTTGAAGATCAATCGGGCCTACGAGGTGTTAAAGGACGAGGACTTGAGGAAGAAGTATGACAAGTATGGAGAGAAGGGCCTGCAAGATGAACAGCAAGGAGGACGATATGAAAGCTGGAACTATTACAGATATGATTTTG GAATTTATGATGATGATCCAGAAATTACTACACTAGACAGAGGGGACTTTG ATGCAGCTGTAAATTCTGGCGAGGTCTGGTTTGTGAATTTCTATTTCCCACGTTGCTCGCACTGCCACGATCTTGCCCCCACG TGGCGGGAATTTGCTAAGGAAATGGACGGTGTGATTCGGATTGGTGCTGTGAACTGTGGTGATAATGGCATGTTGTGTCGTAGTAAAGGCATCAACAGCTACCCCAGCCTCTATGTGTTCAGAGCGGGAATG AAGCCAGAGAAATACTACGGCGACAGAACAAAATCAGGTCTCACCACATTTGCAATGCAGTTTGTGGAGAGCAAAGTGACAGAACTATGGCAAG GGAACATTTTCAGTGAAATTGATCGAGCGTTTGCTGAAAGAATCGGCTGGTTGATAACTTTCTGTGCAGACACTGGGG acTGTCTGGAACCTCAGACAAGGCGGAAACTTGCTGGAATGTTG GATGGTTTGGTCAATGTAGGATGGATGGATTGCTCCAAACAGGCAGATCTCTGTGACAGCTTTGAGATCACCACTAGCACTACTGCCCTGTTTCCCCCTGGAAGTTCTCTTGCTCAGAAAGGCAGTGTATTG TTTATCCTGAGTTTGGATACTAAAGAAATATACGCACAAGTGTTGCAGCATCTGCCTGACCTGGAGATTCTTACAAAGAGCAGCTTTGAG CATAAATTGGCTCATCACCGATGGCTCATCAGTTTCTCATTTGGACATAATGATTTGGCATCGCATGAATATAAAAAACTCAAAGCTCTTCTGAAGGACTCTCACATACag GTGGGGAAGGTGGACTGTGTTGCAGATTCAGAGCTGTGTGCTTCTCTGTATATACAGAAGCCCTGTGTGGCTGTTTTTAAAGGAGTTGGAATTCATGATTTCGAGATACACCATG GTAAGGATGCACTGTACAACGTTGTGGCTTTTGCAAAAGAGAGCGTGAATGCCCACGTCACCACACTGAGGCCTGAGAACTTCCCCAGCCATGAGAAAGAGCCCTGGCTGGTTGATTTCTTCGCTCCA TGGTGTCCGCCATGTCAAGCTCTTCTCCCTGAGCTGAGAAAAGCCTCCATCCAGCTCTTCGGACAGCTGAAGTTTGGGACACTGGATTGTACTGTGCACGAGAGGCTCTGCAATATG TACAACATTCATGCATATCCAACAACTGTCATCTTCAACAAGTCCAGCATCCATGAGTATGAAGGCCATCACTCCGCAGACGGCATCCTAGAATTTATAGAG GACCTGGTGAACCCTGTGGTGGTGACTTTGACCCCAGAGTCATTCCAGGAGCTGGTGAAGAGACGCAAGTCCTCAGAGACGTGGATGGTGGATTTCTATGCTCCGTGGTGTGGCCCCTGCCAGGCTCTGCTGCCAGAGTGGAGGAGAATGGCACGG ATGCTGAGTGGGATTGTAAATGTGGGAACGGTTGACTGCCAGAAACACCACTCGTTCTGCCAGGGCGAGAATGTGCGTGCTTACCCAGAGATCCGCCTGTTTCCTCAGAACAACAACCGCAGGGATCAGTACCA GAGCTACAATGGATGGCACCGAGATGCCTTTTCACTCAAGACTTGGGCCTTGAG CTCTCTGCCTCGTGCCTCAGTGGATCTGTCACCTGAGGACTTTAAAAGAAAGGTTTTGGGAGGGAAGGATCACTGGGTATTGGATTTCTACGCACCATGGTGTGGCCCATGCCAGCAAtttgcccccgagtttgaagtTCTTGCCAGG ATGATGAAGGGAACCGTGCGAGCTGGGAAAGTGGACTGTCAAGCACACTTCCAGACCTGCCAGAACGCCGGGATCACGGCCTACCCCAGTGTCCGATTCTACCCCCACATAGGAACCACACGG CGAGATCAAGGCGGAGAACATATTAACAGCAGAGACGCCACAGTCATCGCAGACATTCTCAGACAGAGACTCCAGCAGCTAGCATTACAGGGAAAATCCTCCAAACTTAAA GATGAACTATAG